Below is a genomic region from Castanea sativa cultivar Marrone di Chiusa Pesio chromosome 2, ASM4071231v1.
gaatcaattttttctttattaacaaaaataatcatgtGCACCTTTTTCaagttacctttttttttttttttcttcttttccaccGGTTACgttgccctttttcttttttcttcttcttccggacaattgccttttatttttatttttttcactggGCAGTACCGTTgcctttttcttgttttgttttgttttttgtttttttttttgtttcttttgattttgaggACCGTTGGCCCTTTTTTATTTCTGGGCtgttgcctctttttttttttttttcttttttttttcttgcagtAATAttgcctcttctttttttggatattatttttattttttaataaaattggatagttgctctttttttgtgattatttgtcactttttttgttttaattaagtatcatttttcaataagggtatatgagtaaatttatgcaaactcattttttcatctttccacttttccactctcaaccaaacaaaaaggagagaaaataaaatattttctatccccCACTTTTCAATCCTCGCACCATTTTCTAttcttccacttttccacttctccaaccaaacggaccctaaaacTCCATTTGGATCACGTTTTGCCGTTCGCGTTTTTGCGTTTtgccctctttttttttttaccaacgCATTTTGCATTGTTCATgatacatgaacagtgcattaaTGCAAAGCTACAGTGCTGAACAGTGTTTTTAGCAGTGAACagtaatttagaaattatttttttattgttttcagcaataagatttcagttttcagcaaaataaacggtattcaaacacacactaaatCTTTTGTTCaataagttaaataaaagaAGTCTTTTTTTGCTGTTGGAATAGGGTACGTGGATAGGCTAGAATTTCGATTATATGATTTAGGAGTTGAAACTCCGTAGGCTTTGCTAATACATCGATTGCACTTATTGGCAGGCTAGGCTTTTCCATTTTATAATTTGAGAGCTTGACTTGAAACTCCTTAggctatttatatataataattagtATAAGGCTATAAGCTAATGATAATAGgctttcaattttataatttgagaGCTTGACTTGAAACTCGTTAGGGTATTTATATACGATAACTAGTATAAGCTAATGATAATAACACCAACCTGTAGGCATAAGCATGCTTCATAGAAATTATCGAcgttaaatatttttaatttgcttACTTTCAATTTGTAAGCCcttttttccattcatttaccaatttttttttacatcaattATAAATCCCcaataaattaataagaatcaacaatttttttttattttttcccattttattagaactgaaataatattttgtattaattctttaatcatttttactacttttactaatgttattttacactttttttttcttcaatatgcTATGTATACACTTCAATAAATTGCTCGCAATGCTTACCCTTCCATCCCAACAAGCTTAACTTCATCGATAAATATGAAAAGAATAGTGTGAACCACTAGTCGTTATAGTCTTATAGATAAGTAGAAAATGAAGACaacttttgaagaaaaattcctTTATATTTGAAAAGGATACGTTTACAACATGTAATTATGGATCccaaactttaaattttatcaattaaagtttatatttttaaaaattatttcaatttgaaCCAAATACAAAGGTAAAGAAAGCGAGAAACCATTGATTTAGGCCATGTTTGGTTCGAAAATGTGATATATTCACTTTTCATTTTCtgtattcaaattttaaaattgaatatataaaaaatgactCATTCTTACATGTGAGAATGTTTGATAAGTtatttaaatacataatttaagTATAAAATTCATCATATAcgatttaacatttttttttaaattactttttcacTTACACACACTCACATCAATCAAGTAGAACCCTTTGCGTTTTCACAATACTTACGAAATCACCaatgtattcattttttatgaaaataaaaatgttaataaggtgtttttattttttatattcaaatccaaattttaaaatactaaaaatgaaaattgagtaCAAGTTCTTATACCAAACAAGTTTGTTGTGCTGAGTCccactgaaaattgaaaataaaaaacaaaaaacactacTACTTTTTTCAGCTAACCAAACAAATCCTTAGTCTTCATTTCACTTGGGATTTATTCATAAATCAATTTGACGTTGATTAGACTGATCAAAAAAAGAGTTTGACATTGATTAGAGATGATGGAGAGAGATTATATAGAGAAAATAATTGTTAGAAAGCCAAAAGTAGTTACCAAGGTGAAACACAATTTtatcaatggtttttttttttttttttctatgctcCATTCCAGAACAGTGAAAATGAACAACAAAGATAGACATGAGTTTCAAATCGAAGCAATTCTATAAGTTTGGGACttttaattgacaaaattaaaaaaagccaAAGCCTAATCTAAAACAAGGTATAAACCATTGGTCTTTTTGTGTAATTTCTCCAAAGAGGAAGTAACTAATGCATGAAGTTGCCCAGGTTACACAAtattacaaattgaaattattgctatattttatttattacttcttTCATTAGCCCCTACATTCATATCAAACAAACAATTGTGACCagaaatgataaacaaataaataaaaattgaaattttctagATTTGCATTAATTAGTAATTTCAATATCTCTGATCACACAAGACTACATCAAACAGAAATTCAAACAGGgaaacatttctttttctttttataactttttcttttttacctttttcccTGATCAGTATTTTCAGTATGGAAAATCATGACCTGGACTATCTGCATGCATGTCCATGCAATCATTAGAACTTGGTGAGTTGGTATCCCGGTTATGGTGATGAGCATAGTTTGCCTCATTATTGCGGGGTCCATTTCCAGATGACATAGTATTGTTTGAATGGCAACCACCTTGTGCTAGCTGATAGGATTGAAGGCTCCGACGAACAGGGCTTGATAGAGCATTTGAGAATACAGAGTTCTTACCCTGATTATCAGATTGCCCAGAACGAACTCCCTGCCCAACAGTTGCTGGCCCAAAAGGGCTAGAAGAGATGGCGGCTCCCAAATTGGTTAAGTTGGCATTCGGGGCATGCTGGTTTTGAAATGGAAGCCTAGGGGACATTGGAGGCTCATCTGCTCCATATTCAAGCTCATTCTGCAGAAAAATCGAATAAACAATCAAGAAGTCACTTTATTTTGCCATAGAGATACAATCCTTCTTTTTGCCTTCCCTGGATTTGGGCAAAACCAGCAATGAGGTCATCAAAGCGGCTAAGACCTTCCTTGCTGAAAAACAATTAAAtgattcagcaaaaaataaaagaacatcTCTTAATGATTCCAGCATGGTAAAATCTACACGAGAGAAGATAGCACCAATAGATAATTCAGCACCATCTGACcttttgtcatatttttttcCACTTAAATAAGCATGGTTTGAGACTTGCCATCTTGGTAGTGTAGACTTGAGTGCAAATATGAATCTGGCTTTTGGATTTAGCAATCCAGAGATTTTAAAACACTAAAAGACAGCTAAATCATATACGTTTCTCGTATCTTCTTCAGCAACCTGGGGTGATAACTGATAAGAGAAGCCTACTAGACACATTGTTTTCTGCTAAAGCCAAAATGTCTTGGGAATGGATGGCTTGGATACGGTCCAACCCTTCATCATTTTTATTTCGTATTTtttcatgaaagcatgattttaACATATACAAGTATGGCACTAGGAATTAATTTACTTAGAAGCTTCTAGACAACACAGATCATAACTCTTTCTTTCATTACTCCCAGATGTGGGCTATGTATCCAAGAGGAGGGTGGCCAGATAGGAGAGGACCCTAAATGTTTTCTAAGAGCACACAAGGGCAAaagatttcaattttcaactctTCATAAATTACACCTTAAATCTAAATCACTAATAAAAACCATCTGTGGAGGAATTTGGGTTGGGGACTAAAATACAACTCAAGcccaattttttcatttaaaatatatgaaaatatttgttgcttcccaTCAGTCGCTGACAAGGGTTGTGCATTGGACTTATGCACGCCTagaaacacatttttttttttttgcggaaataaaatttattaaaaccaacaaaacagAATTACATAGGACAACAAGAAGAGACGCTCTCAAGAGCAACAACATCATAAACAATAACTGGGAGAGTCTCGGCAACTAAACAGCAGGAAAAAATTGAACAGGAGGCCCATTAAACCAACATGTCAGCAACTAAACGCCTAGAGAaacttaaaacattaaaaaaaaaaaacgtacttCGCATGTGCATGATTTTCAGCACTTTACCTCACATCATAGGATTGTGAGGTTCAAACCAAGACTTTTTTCCTCCACCAAACTTACAGCTTAATTCAAAGCTTA
It encodes:
- the LOC142624467 gene encoding uncharacterized protein LOC142624467, which codes for MAKKRKSDATRLDEVDRSMYTTFCSAANSLSQLYSQAMNHQRLSFQAGERHALEKLYQWVLRQQEEGSRVTTVDIVAYMQNELEYGADEPPMSPRLPFQNQHAPNANLTNLGAAISSSPFGPATVGQGVRSGQSDNQGKNSVFSNALSSPVRRSLQSYQLAQGGCHSNNTMSSGNGPRNNEANYAHHHNRDTNSPSSNDCMDMHADSPGHDFPY